A DNA window from Loxodonta africana isolate mLoxAfr1 chromosome 7, mLoxAfr1.hap2, whole genome shotgun sequence contains the following coding sequences:
- the RNF141 gene encoding RING finger protein 141 has protein sequence MGQQFSDQTQLVISKLPEKVAKHVTLARESSSLTYEEFLGRVAELNDVTAKVAAGQEKHLLFEVQPGSDSSALWKVAVRVVCTKINKSSGIVEASRIMNLYQFIQLYKDIISQAAGVLAQSSTSEDPDGNSSSVMSCQASLWMGRVKQLTDEEECCICMDGRADLILPCAHSFCQKCIDKWSDRHRSCPVCRLQMTGANESWVVSDPPTEDDMANYILNMADEAGQPHRP, from the exons ATGGGACAGCAGTTTTCGGATCAAACGCAACTGGTAATTAGCAAGTTACCAGAAAAAGTAGCAAAACATGTCACATTGGCTCGAGAAAGTAGCTCCTTAACTTATGAAGAATTTCTTGGGAGGGTAGCTGAACTTAATGATGT AACTGCTAAAGTGGCTGCTGGCCAGGAAAAACATCTTCTCTTTGAAGTACAACCTGGGTCTGATTCCTCTGCCTTGTGGAAAGTAGCCGTACGGGTGGTCTGTACCAAG ATTAACAAAAGCAGTGGAATTGTGGAAGCATCACGGATCATGAATTTGTACCAGTTTATCCAGCTTTATAAAGACATCATCAGTCAAGCAGCAGGAGTGTTGGCACAGAGCTCCACCTCGGAAGACCCTGATGGAAACTCCTCATCTGTAATGTCTTGTCAGGCTAGTCTTTGGATGGGAAG AGTGAAACAGCTGACTGATGAGGAGGAGTGCTGTATCTGCATGGATGGCAGAGCTGACCTCATCCTACCTTGTGCTCACAGCTTTTGTCAGAAGTGCATTGATAAATG GAGTGATCGGCACAGGAGTTGCCCTGTCTGTCGCCTACAGATGACTGGTGCAAATGAATCTTGGGTGGTGTCAGATCCACCCACTGAAGATGACATGGCTAACTATATTCTTAACATGGCTGATGAGGCAGGCCAGCCCCATCGGCCATGA